In the Arachis ipaensis cultivar K30076 chromosome B10, Araip1.1, whole genome shotgun sequence genome, one interval contains:
- the LOC107623829 gene encoding aspartic proteinase-like protein 1 isoform X2: MLGVICYGFHVIAYSALPCLPVTMPLWCSLMFGASIMQDRDLNEYSPSRSRSSKPLSCSHQLCDPGSNCKSSKQQCPYTINYVSENTSSSGLLVEDILHLQSGGGGSAGGSNTSVQASVVIGCGMKQSGGYLDGIAPDGLMGLGPGESSVPSILAKSGLIHDSFSLCFNADGSGRMFFGDQGSSIQQQSTSFLPFNGIYSTYIIGVETCCIGNSCLKMTSFKAQVDSGTSFTFLPGHVYESIAEEFDKKVNASRATFKDTPWEYCYASSSQDLPKIPTLTLMFQQNNSFVVYNPVFVFNVNQKTTAFCLAIEPAEGDMGTIGQNFMTGYRLVFDQENKKLAWSRSNCKDLNLGKAMPLSPPNETASNPLPADEQQRTKGNAVAPAVAGTAPRKPSGATSLTISCRHHWHCYLFLLFQLLVAFL; encoded by the exons ATGCTGGGAGTGATCTGTTATGGGTTCCATGTGATTGCATACAGTGCGCTCCCTTGTCTGCCAGTTACTATGCCCCTCTG GTGCTCCCTCATGTTTGGGGCATCTATTATGCAGGATAGAGATCTGAATGAGTATAGTCCTTCTCGTTCAAGATCCAGCAAGCCTCTGTCTTGCAGCCATCAGTTATGTGATCCGGGTTCAAACTGTAAGAGTTCCAAGCAGCAGTGTCCATACACAATCAATTACGTATCAGAAAATACATCGAGTTCTGGATTGTTGGTTGAGGACATATTGCATCTTCAATCAGGAGGTGGCGGTAGTGCTGGCGGATCTAACACTTCTGTTCAGGCTTCGGTTGTTATCGG GTGTGGTATGAAGCAGAGTGGCGGGTATTTAGATGGGATAGCTCCGGATGGCCTCATGGGTTTGGGACCTGGGGAGAGTTCAGTTCCAAGTATTCTTGCAAAATCAGGACTAATCCATGATTCTTTTTCCTTATGTTTTAATGCTGATGGTTCTGGTCGCATGTTTTTTGGGGACCAGGGATCATCCATCCAACAACAGTCTACTTCATTCTTGCCATTCAATGGAATATA TTCAACATACATTATTGGAGTGGAGACATGTTGTATTGGGAATTCTTGTCTCAAAATGACAAGTTTTAAAGCACAGGTTGATAGTGGAacatcatttacatttcttcctGGGCATGTGTATGAATCCATAGCAGAGGAG TTTGATAAAAAGGTAAATGCTTCAAGAGCTACTTTCAAAGATACTCCCTGGGAGTATTGTTATGCTTCCAG TTCACAAGACTTGCCAAAGATTCCCACCTTAACACTCATGTTCCAGCAGAATAACAGCTTTGTGGTCTATAATCCTGTGTTTGTATTCAATGTCAATCAG AAAACAACTGCATTTTGTTTAGCCATAGAGCCAGCTGAAGGGGATATGGGAACAATAGGAC AGAACTTCATGACGGGATATCGGTTGGTATTTGATCAAGAAAACAAGAAGTTAGCATGGTCACGGTCAAATT GTAAGGATCTCAATCTAGGTAAGGCAATGCCCCTTTCGCCTCCAAACGAGACAGCCTCGAACCCATTACCGGCAGATGAGCAGCAGAGAACTAAGGGGAATGCGGTTGCCCCAGCTGTTGCCGGAACAGCTCCTCGCAAACCTTCTGGTGCTACGTCTTTGACGATCTCATGCCGGCATCATTGGCACTGTTATTTGTTTCTGCTATTCCAACTTCTAGTAGCCTTCTTATGA
- the LOC107623829 gene encoding aspartic proteinase-like protein 1 isoform X1: MRTRSVVAILLLSSLLLMLSPTAFPMPLQPSTFSAKLIHRFSRELNLVRHRPGSVPDRRTILYYQMLLQSDKIRLGARQLLFPSRGAKTMAPGNDFGWLHYTWIDIGTPSISFLVALDAGSDLLWVPCDCIQCAPLSASYYAPLDRDLNEYSPSRSRSSKPLSCSHQLCDPGSNCKSSKQQCPYTINYVSENTSSSGLLVEDILHLQSGGGGSAGGSNTSVQASVVIGCGMKQSGGYLDGIAPDGLMGLGPGESSVPSILAKSGLIHDSFSLCFNADGSGRMFFGDQGSSIQQQSTSFLPFNGIYSTYIIGVETCCIGNSCLKMTSFKAQVDSGTSFTFLPGHVYESIAEEFDKKVNASRATFKDTPWEYCYASSSQDLPKIPTLTLMFQQNNSFVVYNPVFVFNVNQKTTAFCLAIEPAEGDMGTIGQNFMTGYRLVFDQENKKLAWSRSNCKDLNLGKAMPLSPPNETASNPLPADEQQRTKGNAVAPAVAGTAPRKPSGATSLTISCRHHWHCYLFLLFQLLVAFL, encoded by the exons ATGCGGACACGGTCGGTAGTTGCTATTCTGTTACTCTCCTCGTTATTGCTGATGCTCTCTCCAACGGCTTTCCCAATGCCGTTGCAACCGTCCACCTTCTCGGCCAAGCTGATTCACCGCTTCTCCCGAGAACTGAACCTGGTTCGCCACCGGCCCGGTTCGGTTCCGGACCGGCGAACCATTCTCTATTACCAGATGCTTCTACAAAGTGATAAGATCAGGCTCGGCGCTCGCCAGCTCCTCTTTCCTTCTCGCGGTGCCAAAACGATGGCACCCGGCAACGACTTCGGCTG GTTGCATTACACTTGGATTGATATAGGGACACCGAGTATTTCGTTTTTAGTGGCATTGGATGCTGGGAGTGATCTGTTATGGGTTCCATGTGATTGCATACAGTGCGCTCCCTTGTCTGCCAGTTACTATGCCCCTCTG GATAGAGATCTGAATGAGTATAGTCCTTCTCGTTCAAGATCCAGCAAGCCTCTGTCTTGCAGCCATCAGTTATGTGATCCGGGTTCAAACTGTAAGAGTTCCAAGCAGCAGTGTCCATACACAATCAATTACGTATCAGAAAATACATCGAGTTCTGGATTGTTGGTTGAGGACATATTGCATCTTCAATCAGGAGGTGGCGGTAGTGCTGGCGGATCTAACACTTCTGTTCAGGCTTCGGTTGTTATCGG GTGTGGTATGAAGCAGAGTGGCGGGTATTTAGATGGGATAGCTCCGGATGGCCTCATGGGTTTGGGACCTGGGGAGAGTTCAGTTCCAAGTATTCTTGCAAAATCAGGACTAATCCATGATTCTTTTTCCTTATGTTTTAATGCTGATGGTTCTGGTCGCATGTTTTTTGGGGACCAGGGATCATCCATCCAACAACAGTCTACTTCATTCTTGCCATTCAATGGAATATA TTCAACATACATTATTGGAGTGGAGACATGTTGTATTGGGAATTCTTGTCTCAAAATGACAAGTTTTAAAGCACAGGTTGATAGTGGAacatcatttacatttcttcctGGGCATGTGTATGAATCCATAGCAGAGGAG TTTGATAAAAAGGTAAATGCTTCAAGAGCTACTTTCAAAGATACTCCCTGGGAGTATTGTTATGCTTCCAG TTCACAAGACTTGCCAAAGATTCCCACCTTAACACTCATGTTCCAGCAGAATAACAGCTTTGTGGTCTATAATCCTGTGTTTGTATTCAATGTCAATCAG AAAACAACTGCATTTTGTTTAGCCATAGAGCCAGCTGAAGGGGATATGGGAACAATAGGAC AGAACTTCATGACGGGATATCGGTTGGTATTTGATCAAGAAAACAAGAAGTTAGCATGGTCACGGTCAAATT GTAAGGATCTCAATCTAGGTAAGGCAATGCCCCTTTCGCCTCCAAACGAGACAGCCTCGAACCCATTACCGGCAGATGAGCAGCAGAGAACTAAGGGGAATGCGGTTGCCCCAGCTGTTGCCGGAACAGCTCCTCGCAAACCTTCTGGTGCTACGTCTTTGACGATCTCATGCCGGCATCATTGGCACTGTTATTTGTTTCTGCTATTCCAACTTCTAGTAGCCTTCTTATGA